The following coding sequences lie in one Pseudomonas sp. B33.4 genomic window:
- a CDS encoding winged helix-turn-helix domain-containing protein, which yields MMLSANLATRSPRPTNDEPGVLTLGRTRGVAEHFKALVAQHLRTDMALEADAYTSSYQLNEQSASYRAIFLVIDSPQALEDNLALVENLRSDNLKPIICAVITGRGAFNKIKYYLAGADVCIKLNTLSDDGAELLGEFFNSEEWQRDINLTLDPTRICLMDASKKLDISFAEMKILEAFAQTSNHILSHDEIASIMGLNSNFYDPRALEKSISRLRGKIKEMYGTNAIQSIRGYGYRLLRGLISTA from the coding sequence ATGATGCTCTCAGCGAACTTAGCGACTAGAAGCCCGCGCCCGACAAACGATGAACCTGGAGTTCTTACTCTGGGTCGTACCCGTGGCGTGGCTGAACATTTCAAAGCGCTAGTCGCCCAGCATTTACGCACTGATATGGCGCTCGAAGCCGATGCGTACACTAGTTCATATCAGTTGAATGAACAGTCTGCTTCGTATCGAGCGATCTTCCTGGTGATCGACAGCCCCCAGGCCCTCGAAGACAATCTGGCGCTGGTCGAGAACCTGCGCAGCGACAACTTGAAGCCGATCATTTGTGCGGTCATCACTGGTCGCGGCGCCTTCAACAAGATCAAGTATTACCTCGCTGGCGCGGATGTTTGTATCAAGCTCAATACCCTTTCCGACGATGGCGCCGAGTTGCTGGGCGAGTTCTTCAACAGTGAAGAATGGCAACGCGATATCAACCTGACGCTTGATCCGACGCGCATCTGCCTGATGGATGCCAGCAAGAAACTCGACATCTCGTTTGCCGAAATGAAGATCCTCGAAGCCTTCGCGCAAACCAGCAATCACATTCTGAGTCATGATGAAATCGCCAGCATCATGGGCCTCAACAGCAATTTCTACGACCCTCGAGCACTGGAAAAATCAATCAGTCGCTTGCGTGGAAAAATCAAGGAGATGTATGGTACAAACGCGATTCAGAGTATTCGCGGCTATGGCTATCGCCTGCTGCGGGGTCTGATATCGACTGCCTGA
- a CDS encoding helix-turn-helix domain-containing protein has product METSTTLPRKYFVVVTHSTTSQRELESMLSSERFNSFEGVDSPSSAPMVMEFTYPGISRKNVARSIEHDTQRILATLESEWRAAQSANPFQNVPAITGETRNMPPAIEGDMPGNETWHLDPDQGALVKEGVEISLTGLETALVKKMLSHEERVVSRDELILSIGREPEQYRGLEMCLSRLQDKFKSASQGERLFRAVRNRGYCLIQEVVA; this is encoded by the coding sequence ATGGAAACTAGTACAACCCTCCCAAGGAAATATTTTGTTGTCGTGACTCACAGTACAACGTCGCAACGAGAACTGGAGAGCATGCTGTCCAGTGAACGTTTCAATTCGTTTGAAGGGGTTGATTCACCCTCTTCCGCTCCAATGGTGATGGAGTTCACATATCCAGGCATCAGTCGCAAAAATGTCGCGCGCAGTATTGAGCACGATACTCAGCGAATATTGGCCACGCTCGAGTCCGAATGGCGGGCAGCGCAATCGGCCAATCCTTTCCAGAATGTCCCGGCCATTACCGGGGAAACCCGCAACATGCCGCCTGCCATTGAAGGTGATATGCCTGGCAATGAAACCTGGCATCTTGACCCTGACCAGGGTGCATTGGTCAAAGAAGGTGTCGAAATCAGCCTCACTGGCCTGGAAACAGCACTGGTCAAGAAAATGCTCAGCCATGAAGAGCGTGTTGTCAGTCGTGACGAGCTAATTCTCAGCATCGGTCGCGAGCCCGAACAATATCGCGGCCTGGAAATGTGCCTGAGTCGTTTGCAAGACAAATTCAAAAGCGCCAGTCAGGGTGAACGACTGTTTCGTGCCGTCAGAAACCGCGGTTATTGCCTGATTCAGGAAGTCGTCGCGTAA